The sequence TTCGCGGTTCCTCCCGTCGGCGAGCTACGTTGGAAGCCGCCTGAAGTATACAACACGTCCTGGGCGCCCGCGGTCCGAGACGGTACCCTACCCGGACCGGCCTGCCGCCAGCCGAAATGCGGGCCTACTTACAACGACGTTCAACACATCTGCAATCGGGATGCAAACAGAACGCAGAGCGAAGACTGTCTGTACCTCAACATTTTCGCGCCTGAAAGTGCTCTGAATTCCACCGTGACACcgttacctgttttgttttggattCACGGTGGAAATTATCGTATCGGTACCGGGGCTGCTTTGGTGTACGACGGAAGATTTCTTGCAAACAAAACTCAGACTGTCGTTGTTACAATCAACTACAGACTTGGTGTTTTCGGATTTCTCGTAACCGGTGAGGGAGAAGACGATGCAAAAGGCAATTTTGGACTCCTAGATCAGTTACAGGCGTTGGCATGGGTCCAAGAAAACATCGGCAGCTTCGGAGGCGACAAAAACAAGGTCACCATATTCGGGCAGAGCGCCGGGTCGGATTCAGTGGCCACACACATGATTTCCAACAAGACAGCGGGCTTGTTCAAACAGGCCATCATGATGAGCGTACCGTTCTCCATTCCTCACAAATCTCGCCAGGAGGCGCTTCGTCTCGGTAAGTACTTTGCGCAACAGCTGAACTGTTCACCCGGAGATATGACTTGCCTTCGTTCCAAGGAACCAGATGTTATACTTGACACTCAAAATAAGTCGAATTCTCACATTGTCGACCCGTTTAAGCCTATAGAGAGCTTCATGCAATGGGGGCCTTCTATAGATTACGATGTGGTGCCCGCTCCTACGGTAGATAGCTTCGCAAAAGGTAACTTTCAGAAGAAGCCGTTCATCATAGGAACTACCTTGcaagaaaatgtgttttatgtctaTCAAGCTTACACCGAGAACATAACCAGCAAACTCAAACTTGACGAAATCGTTGCTACCTTTGTCCAAGAGAAGGCCATACCGATTCTAGAGGAGTACAAACCTCAAACGTCACAAGACTATCGTGCAATTTTATCTGAGATCGCGACGGACTGGATCTTTACGTGTCCGACTCGTAAAGTAGCACGAAGCGCTGGTTCAAATAAAGATGTTTGGTTGTATCTATACGACCATGTCTGGTCCTTTAAGCATCTGTGGGACGAGTGGAAGTTTTGTAACGGTCACGTATGTCATGGGGAGGACATTCCGTTTGTATTTCAAACACCCCTCCTAGCGAATCTAACCTTTACCACCGACGAACAACACATGGCGGACACCATAGCGTACCACTACGGAAACTTCGCGCACACAGGCGACCCAAACAAACCCGCCCACAACATCAACTCTACAAACAACGGGAAACCAAAGGTCGTCAACTGGCCAAAGTACAGTACAAAAGGACATTTCTACAGACTGAATATCACAACTCCTGAAAATAACTTGCTGGACAACTACCTGCACGAGAGGTGTGACGTCTTTGACAGACTCAATGTGTATCATTAGAAAAATGTAAACTGCAACTAAAGTTAGTAACATAATTGTAGTTCAAAAGTTTGTGTGTCCATGGATACAGGTCGCACTGTACGGGAGGCCACAGTGTTACACGGACTCCTTTTCTCGTACGACACCTAACAGTAGATCCTTTGATGCTCATGTGTGGGCATTCTAAATATACATGGAATTTCTGGACCTGTTTGCGAAAAAGTTCACCAACTtgaaggccacagcaagtaatttgaCATCAGCGTGCTCATTAATTTCCgcctgatttcaaaataaaaaagaaattgcattgccctccgacgtaaacgttgacagtctatagtatttcattgcatatgaatacctagTGTTGGTCCTGCCCATGCCGGTAggacaagctgttttctacatttgttCTAGTTTACACATcatcaagaacagtttaatgatgacagtctaaggtgtttcattgcatatgaatacccagtgtggttccttcccatgatggtataataacaagctgttttctgcatttgttctagcaaggacattatatagattatgagggggggggtctagttaattgagctgtaagTTGTTTcctcgcatatgaattcccagtgtagttgcttcagatgttggtacaacaagctcttttctgcatttgttgtagtcagtctattgagatgtatagaaatctacaaggacatcttaacattaaatcaaggaggttttatattatgtataaaacctcattggttgaatacaggaataaaagacctgttggtcataatatcatatttcgtcgcctcaattcttgtttaacaagacgtATGGTCTCAACATtggaaaatataggaatctcgTTTTTTTTTGGCCCATCGTTTTTTTCGCCcaatctcattaattttggagctgcggaggatgtcatcaaaAAAAGTTACTTCCTGTGGCCTAATATCTTTCACATTTCTACAAATCGGGACTACATACCCTATCAGAACTTGATCTTTGATCGGCCTCAGAATGATCAAATTCAGGTTTGGGGGGACTTTGTGATGTTTCATTTTTAAGCAGTGTCCACATACAACACGCTGTTACGCTTTACACAGCGACTAGGGGTACTTTATGGTGACTTTCTAGCTGGTGAGGAGAACTAGGTGGACCTTAACTCTAgtatctagacgggggggggggggggggtgctaaaGGTGCCCGCACCATCTTAGACGtcgtaattttttttaaatacgttTTTTCAACTTCTAACATCAAAACAGACTACCGAACTTGGTGACTCTACCTAGAATATAGTAGGGAACAATTTGATAATAATAGTATAAGTTAACGatattttgtgttgccatggcaacgggtttctgacaggcctATTTTACAAATATCACTAATTTTCGGCttaaacaatgaggtttcaGGGTTTTCTTGTTCAACCACCCTTGTTTTCCTAAATTATCAAGATCATGTGTAATTTGATGTAACTTTTGTAATCTTattttcataaattatgttatttCATGACGCCATCGGTCGAAATCCAAGGTGGCGGCCAATAGTGTTAGTTTACGTATAAAAAGGCCTTTTCCGTTTCAAATTCGTCATTACAAGgtatctttttaacaaaaaaaacatttaaaaataaCGTCTCTAGTCTATTTTCCTTCTGTTTTGATgttagaagttgaaaaaaattgatttaaaaaaattaaagagtATGAATCAATAATACGTTACAGGATGGATGAAACAATTCCAAAGAGATAACAAACGTACTTTGCCAAAATACGGAGAGCCCGTTCATACTTGAGC comes from Branchiostoma lanceolatum isolate klBraLanc5 chromosome 2, klBraLanc5.hap2, whole genome shotgun sequence and encodes:
- the LOC136426840 gene encoding crystal protein-like, with the translated sequence MASQRVVNILVLPTTLSVCLDFGVTEDGPTVQTQFGAVRGKYVEEGVIFLGLPFAVPPVGELRWKPPEVYNTSWAPAVRDGTLPGPACRQPKCGPTYNDVQHICNRDANRTQSEDCLYLNIFAPESALNSTVTPLPVLFWIHGGNYRIGTGAALVYDGRFLANKTQTVVVTINYRLGVFGFLVTGEGEDDAKGNFGLLDQLQALAWVQENIGSFGGDKNKVTIFGQSAGSDSVATHMISNKTAGLFKQAIMMSVPFSIPHKSRQEALRLGKYFAQQLNCSPGDMTCLRSKEPDVILDTQNKSNSHIVDPFKPIESFMQWGPSIDYDVVPAPTVDSFAKGNFQKKPFIIGTTLQENVFYVYQAYTENITSKLKLDEIVATFVQEKAIPILEEYKPQTSQDYRAILSEIATDWIFTCPTRKVARSAGSNKDVWLYLYDHVWSFKHLWDEWKFCNGHVCHGEDIPFVFQTPLLANLTFTTDEQHMADTIAYHYGNFAHTGDPNKPAHNINSTNNGKPKVVNWPKYSTKGHFYRLNITTPENNLLDNYLHERCDVFDRLNVYH